The genomic stretch CTACGTCGTCATCCGCAAGCTCGCGCTGCGTGGCGCGGAGCGGGAGCGCGCTCCGGTGATTCCCACCGGGGCGACGGGCGCCGAGGGGCACTGAGCCCCGCCTCCTCACGCCGTGTCCAGGGGGCTGCCGTGGTGCCGGGCAGCCCCCTCCCACAGGGGCATTGCAGGAGGAGGGGGTGGGGGGCTGCCGCCGCGTCGGTCCGTGGCTAGCTTGGAGGCTCACGGAGGTGCGGCGTGGCGAGGGCTCGGAGGGGGACGGGGCCGAGGCCGGTCAGCGGAGCGGACTCGGCGCTGCTCATCATCGACGTCATCAACGACCTGGCGTTCCCCGGGGGCGAGCGGGTGCTCCCCTGGGCGCTGCGCATGGTGGACCGGCTGGCGCCCCTCGCGCGGCGGCTGCGGCGCGCGGGCCTCCCGGTCATCTACGTCAACGACAACTTCAACCACTGGCGCAGCGATTTCCGGGACGTGTTCCGGCACTGCACCCGGGCCGGCAGCCGTGGGCGCCCGGTGGCCAGGGCGCTCGCGCCGCATGCCTCCGACTACTTCGTCCTCAAGCCCAAGCACTCGGCCTTCTTCTCCACGTCGCTCGTGCCGCTGCTGGAGCACCTGGGGACGAAGCGGCTGTTGATGGCGGGGATCGCCACCAACCTGTGTGTCTTCTTCAGCGCCCATGACGCGCACATGCTCGAGTACGACATCACCGTGCTGAGCGACTGCTGTTGCGCGGAGAGCGACGCGGACCATGACCTGGCGCTCGACCAGCTCCAGCGCTTCCTGGGCGTGAAGGTGTGCCGGGCGGACCAGGTGCGTACCCGCTCCACGCGGCGCCCACGTCGGCCGCGCGGCGGGCGCGCATGACGCGCGAGCGGGGCGCCCCCTGGGGGGAGAACTCCCAGGCGACGCCCCGCCCGCGCAAACGCGTGTCCTCAGGGCCTCTGCAGCGGCGTGAGCTGCGTGCTCGTGGTGGGCGTCACCTCGAGCCGGCCATAGAGGCCATGGGCTTCGTCCTGCGGCCCGGAGGTGAAGAACAGGGCGTCGACGGGCTGCTTCTGGAGGCCGTTGCCGAAGGCGATGGACCACAGGCCGTCGATGGTGACCGCCTTCCCGCTGGGGTCCTGGAGCGCCCCGGCGTGCTTGCCCGTCACGACGTCATACGCGTGGATGGTGCCATCCCCGAAGTTGCCCACCAGCAGGTGGCCCGCGAAGCGCCCGAAGCTGGCGGGGGCGAGCGCCATGCCCCAGGGCGCGTTGAGCTCACCCTTGGAGATGAGGCGGCGGATGAAGCGACCGTTCGCGTCGAAGACGTTGACGTAGCCCAGCCCGGCGCCCTTGACGTCGTCCTTCTTCTCCTCGTCCTGCTGCGCGTAAGTCACGTAGAGGTTGCCGTTGATGTTCTGGATGCCGAAGGGCGCGAAGCCCGCGGGCAGGTTGGGGTCGGTGAAGCCGCCAGAGAGCGTGGCGGGCGCGAACTTGCTGTCGAAGACGTCGATCTTCCCGTTGTGGAAGTCGGTGGCGTAGAGGTGGGTCTCCGAGCCGTTGTTCGCCCAGGCCAGCCCCTTGTAGATGGCGTTCGCGCTGGAGCGGTCCGCGACGGTGACGGCGTCGGTCGGGGCGGCCTGCGGCGACCAGGCGGCGATCAGCCCCTGCTCCGTCGCGAAGATGAAGCGGGCGGGGCCGCTGGCCGCGCCACTGGTGACCATGAAGGCGCTGTCGGAGCCGCTGAAGACGAGGCCGGTGGGCGCCGCCGTGTCGGTGACGCCCGCTGGGACGGGAATCTTGACGACGAGCTGCTGGGGGTTGCCCTCTCCGTCATAGAGCGTCGACACGCCCTTGCCGTTGTCCGCCACCCAGGCGACGCCATTGGGGTTGAAGGCGAGCCCCCAGGGATTGACCAGGTTGGGGTCCTGGTGGTCCGCCGTCACGGCTCCATCGGAGACGAGGTTGTGCTGGGTATAGGAGTTGGGCAGCTCTCCTGGCGCCTGGGCGTTGGCGACACCCGGGAACACCATGGCGGTGGCGAGCGACAGGCCCAGCACATACTCCCCCCACCGCGGTTGCAGTGAACGACTCGACGATGTCTGCATGGACGACCTCTCCTGTACGAGTTTCACGGCGACGTTTCCGTCTGGAGAAAACGTGAGAGTGCGTGTTGGACGGCACAATCTGCCCTCGCGGCTCGGGGAGTGATGGCTCCACGGCATTGACGGGTTCTCGACCAACCGGGGGCAGCCAGGGGGCCGAGCCATGGCGCGCCAGCGCCGGGCGGCGCGCGGAGTTTCTCATCGCGTCGGGTGGCTCCGCTCTAGACTGTCGCCCGTGTCCAGTTCTTCCGAGCAGAGCCCCGGCGAAGGTTTCCGAGCGCGTCTCCACACCATCATCTTCGAGGCGGACACGCCCGCGGGGAAGGCGTTCGACGTCGCGCTGCTGGGCGCCATCCTGTGCAGCATCGTCGCGGTGATGCTGGAGAGCGTGGCCTCCGTGCGCCAGCAATACGGGCTCGCGCTGTACGTGGCCGAGTGGGTCTTCACGGTCGTCTTCGCGACGGAGTACGTCCTGCGGCTCATGGCGGTGCGCAGGCCGCTGGACTACGCGCGCAGCTTCTTCGGCGTGGTGGACGTCCTGGCGATCCTCCCGTCGTTCCTG from Myxococcus stipitatus encodes the following:
- a CDS encoding cysteine hydrolase family protein; this translates as MARARRGTGPRPVSGADSALLIIDVINDLAFPGGERVLPWALRMVDRLAPLARRLRRAGLPVIYVNDNFNHWRSDFRDVFRHCTRAGSRGRPVARALAPHASDYFVLKPKHSAFFSTSLVPLLEHLGTKRLLMAGIATNLCVFFSAHDAHMLEYDITVLSDCCCAESDADHDLALDQLQRFLGVKVCRADQVRTRSTRRPRRPRGGRA
- a CDS encoding TIGR03118 family protein, which translates into the protein MQTSSSRSLQPRWGEYVLGLSLATAMVFPGVANAQAPGELPNSYTQHNLVSDGAVTADHQDPNLVNPWGLAFNPNGVAWVADNGKGVSTLYDGEGNPQQLVVKIPVPAGVTDTAAPTGLVFSGSDSAFMVTSGAASGPARFIFATEQGLIAAWSPQAAPTDAVTVADRSSANAIYKGLAWANNGSETHLYATDFHNGKIDVFDSKFAPATLSGGFTDPNLPAGFAPFGIQNINGNLYVTYAQQDEEKKDDVKGAGLGYVNVFDANGRFIRRLISKGELNAPWGMALAPASFGRFAGHLLVGNFGDGTIHAYDVVTGKHAGALQDPSGKAVTIDGLWSIAFGNGLQKQPVDALFFTSGPQDEAHGLYGRLEVTPTTSTQLTPLQRP